In Segatella copri, the DNA window TTTTATATATATAATAAGGTATATGAAGAAAAATACAGCTATTGCACGTTTTGCAATATTGGTTTTCACATGGATGTGTTCTCTGCCTATGATGGCTCAAGAAGAGAGCATGGGATTTCATCAAGCTCTTAAGACAAAGTTTATAGAGGGTAATGCGGGATTTATGTCTCTCGTTGCCATCGCCCTCATCGTGGGTATGGCTTTCTGTATCGAGCGCATCATCTATCTGAGTCTTTCTGAAATCAACGCCAAGAAGTTGATGCAGGATATCGACCAGAAGGTGTCGGCGGGAGATGTGGAAGGGGCTAAGACGCTCTGCCGGAATACTCGCGGACCGGTGGCTTCTATATGCTACCAGGGTTTGATGCATATCAGCGAGAGTCTTGATGACATCGAGCGCTCGGTAAGCGGATATGGTACCGTTCAGGCGGCTAACCTGGAGAAAGGCTGCTCTTGGATCAAACTCTTTATCGCTATGGCGCCATCGCTCGGATTCCTCGGAACCGTGATCGGTATGGTCATGTCGTTCGACCAGATTCAGCAGGCGGGCGATATCAGTCCTACTATCGTTGCTTCGGGTATGAAAGTGGCGCTCATCACTACCATCTTCGGTATCATCGTAGCCCTCATCCTTCAGGTTTTCTATAACTACATCCTTTCTAAGGTGGAGCACCTGACAAGCCAGATGGAGGAGTCGGCGGTTACTTTAATGGATATTATTGCCAAGAATAAATAAACGAAGAGAGAAATGGTTAAATTTCAATTTTCAAAGCAGAAGACGAAGTCGGCCGAAAAGATATCGCAGCAGGTGTTCTATATCATGATAGGACTGGCGGTGCTGGTTTTCGGTCTGTTCTTTTTGGTAGGCTACGATTTGCCTTTCGAAGAGAACCCCGACTTTAATGCGCCTCTCTTTACCGATGTGCTCATCCTGCTGATGTGGCTCTTCCTGATAGGAGGTACAGGTCTGGCAGTCTTTTCGATGATCAGAGATTATCACAGCAGCAAGTCGGAGGCTGTAGTGAATGGCATTCCCGTGCGTCGCATCTTCCGCATCACATGGATCGGAACTTTGGCAGTTTTGCTGCTTACCTTCTTTTTGGGCGGTTCTGCTCCGATGCTCATCAATGGCGAGAATTATGCCGACTGGCTCTGGCTCAAGCTTTCAGATATGTTTGTCATCACATCGCTCCTGATGCTGGTGGCAGGAATCGGTGCCGTCTGTTTCGGTGCCACACGTTATATTCGGAAGAAAAACTAAAGAGAGTGCTTTAGGCTCTCTATTCTATAAATAAGGATTAAATATGCTGATTAGAAGGAAGCAACACGAAACCCCGGGACTGAATACCACATCTACAGCCGACATCTCGTTCATGCTGTTGATATTCTTCCTTGTCACCACATCAATGGATGTGGATAAGGGACTGTTGCGCCAACTCCCTTCACCTGAACCGCAGAAGAAGGAACAGCAGCAGTCGGTGGTAGACAAGGCTAATCTGATGGCGCTGCGCCTGACAGCTGGCGATACGCTTTTGGTCAACGGTAAGCCGATGCAGGTGAGCCAGCTCAAGGAAGAAACCATCCGCTTTGTACACCGCCTGGGCAAGAAACATCTCATCTCTATCGAGAGTGACCGCGATGCCGACTATAATCTCTATTTCCAGATGCAGAATCAGCTGATGGAAGCATATAGCCAGCTACGCAACGAAACAGCCCAGAAGAAATATCACAGGGATTATGCCCTCTTGAACAATGACCAGAAAGAACAGGTGCGCACCATCTGTCCGCAGCGCATCACAGAGTCGTATGCCAACGCAATGACTCATGCCGACCAGCGT includes these proteins:
- a CDS encoding MotA/TolQ/ExbB proton channel family protein, with amino-acid sequence MCSLPMMAQEESMGFHQALKTKFIEGNAGFMSLVAIALIVGMAFCIERIIYLSLSEINAKKLMQDIDQKVSAGDVEGAKTLCRNTRGPVASICYQGLMHISESLDDIERSVSGYGTVQAANLEKGCSWIKLFIAMAPSLGFLGTVIGMVMSFDQIQQAGDISPTIVASGMKVALITTIFGIIVALILQVFYNYILSKVEHLTSQMEESAVTLMDIIAKNK
- a CDS encoding ExbD/TolR family protein; this translates as MLIRRKQHETPGLNTTSTADISFMLLIFFLVTTSMDVDKGLLRQLPSPEPQKKEQQQSVVDKANLMALRLTAGDTLLVNGKPMQVSQLKEETIRFVHRLGKKHLISIESDRDADYNLYFQMQNQLMEAYSQLRNETAQKKYHRDYALLNNDQKEQVRTICPQRITESYANAMTHADQRVDANAEEKQGEENSIETATEQQKGGKQ